In the Diprion similis isolate iyDipSimi1 chromosome 2, iyDipSimi1.1, whole genome shotgun sequence genome, one interval contains:
- the LOC124412773 gene encoding enhancer of split malpha protein-like: MAATTITNHVFECENELNDNLYNIKLSSSKKQTSSVRRVKKILKPLLRLLKKSGGSKKNAKSLKGQQRAQPQVEVFTEEVDNQNNANEALEQRLLADLEEAEEGAAITVCLDGQMTVVPVVPGQCYVPVHFAHTHAGDFYWTTVSLADSDLCYKERAFSQNQQPEMQVA; this comes from the coding sequence ATGGCGGCAACAACTATCACCAACCACGTGTTCGAGTGCGAGAACGAGCTGAACGACAACCTGTACAACATAAAATTGTCGTCGAGCAAGAAGCAAACCTCGAGTGTCCGTCGAGTTAAGAAGATTCTGAAGCCGCTTTTGAGACTGTTGAAGAAGTCCGGAGGAAGCAAGAAGAACGCGAAATCATTGAAGGGACAGCAACGTGCTCAGCCTCAGGTGGAGGTCTTCACCGAGGAAGTTGACAACCAGAACAACGCGAACGAGGCCCTGGAACAGCGGCTTCTAGCCGACCTCGAGGAGGCCGAGGAGGGCGCAGCCATCACCGTCTGCCTCGATGGTCAGATGACCGTGGTCCCCGTGGTTCCTGGACAGTGTTACGTCCCCGTTCACTTCGCCCACACCCACGCCGGCGACTTCTACTGGACGACGGTATCCCTCGCCGACAGTGACCTCTGCTACAAGGAACGAGCCTTCTCCCAGAACCAACAGCCAGAGATGCAAGTCGCCTAA